In a single window of the Caproicibacterium sp. BJN0003 genome:
- a CDS encoding helix-turn-helix domain-containing protein, producing the protein MNPTVTIGAKVKALRKKQEMTLKQLSEKTELSVGFLSQLERGISNIAIDSLNKIANALGVNISTFFQEPKISHSDPIIHSYDLPCRQISLNILQYILSNNVESFNILPRLYVLMPSDDNDDSTVNLELYGHIGEEFIFVLEGVVTVFVGDNVYSLYPGDGIQIHSKDPHNWTNRTNRIAKILTINYPNPLRNQENEPTP; encoded by the coding sequence ATGAACCCCACGGTAACAATTGGTGCAAAAGTTAAAGCTTTGCGAAAAAAGCAAGAAATGACTTTAAAACAACTGAGTGAAAAGACCGAACTTTCGGTAGGATTTCTTTCTCAGCTGGAACGTGGAATCTCTAATATTGCCATTGATTCTTTAAATAAAATCGCCAATGCGTTGGGAGTCAATATCTCTACTTTTTTTCAAGAGCCGAAAATCAGTCATTCTGACCCTATCATTCACAGCTATGATCTGCCCTGCAGACAGATCAGCTTAAATATCCTTCAGTACATTCTGAGCAACAATGTGGAATCTTTTAACATTCTCCCAAGATTGTATGTACTGATGCCTTCGGACGATAATGACGACAGCACGGTAAATTTGGAACTGTACGGTCATATTGGAGAAGAATTCATCTTTGTTTTGGAGGGAGTTGTCACCGTTTTTGTCGGCGACAATGTCTATTCGCTTTATCCTGGTGACGGGATTCAAATTCATTCAAAGGATCCCCATAACTGGACGAACCGGACAAACCGAATTGCAAAAATTCTAACCATAAATTATCCGAATCCTTTGCGTAACCAGGAAAACGAACCCACTCCCTAA